A single region of the Candidatus Methylacidithermus pantelleriae genome encodes:
- a CDS encoding exo-beta-N-acetylmuramidase NamZ family protein, with translation MKGRRFFYVWALLAWTGIETMAWGKVLLGIDVLRQHGFRPLRGKRIGLITNQTGVDAQGRPTRVILQRAPGVHLVCLFAPEHGILGTAPAGKSVGQTRDPLTGLRVYSLYGRINRPTSEMLRGLDALVFDVQDIGCRSYTYLSTMLEAMKAAGENGIEFVVLDRPNPLGGERVEGPLVEARWTSFVSPVPVPYVHGMTAGEIAKMANAKGWVQPPCRLSVIPMEGWSRDMTWEDTGLRWIRTSPNIPYPRSPAYYVVTGLVGELCGVDVGIGTKEPFQYFLVRHMDPHRLAAQLNSWDPGRIQASVRPVRGGKAIFLTIHPKTRANLCELAVYLLSEANVCGQVLSRSRPSQINLLYKEYGSSSIRAWLAHHSRPSELVRKWAPGVATFRKERARFLLYPEHPGQSEKELALQQ, from the coding sequence ATGAAGGGGAGACGATTCTTCTACGTTTGGGCATTGCTTGCGTGGACTGGGATCGAAACGATGGCGTGGGGGAAGGTTCTTTTGGGAATTGATGTCCTCCGCCAGCACGGTTTTAGGCCTCTGCGGGGCAAACGGATCGGGCTTATCACCAATCAAACCGGGGTCGATGCTCAAGGGCGACCCACTCGAGTCATCCTTCAACGGGCACCAGGAGTTCACCTGGTTTGCCTCTTTGCTCCGGAACATGGAATTTTGGGCACGGCTCCTGCCGGGAAAAGCGTTGGGCAGACCCGGGACCCCCTGACAGGCCTACGCGTCTACTCGCTCTACGGTCGCATCAACCGGCCGACTTCCGAAATGCTGCGGGGGTTGGATGCTCTGGTCTTCGATGTCCAAGACATTGGATGCCGTAGCTACACCTATCTAAGCACGATGCTGGAAGCAATGAAAGCGGCGGGCGAAAACGGGATTGAATTTGTGGTGCTGGATCGGCCAAACCCGCTGGGGGGAGAAAGGGTCGAAGGACCCCTAGTGGAAGCGCGGTGGACTTCTTTTGTCAGCCCAGTTCCTGTCCCATATGTCCATGGAATGACGGCTGGAGAGATCGCAAAAATGGCCAATGCCAAGGGATGGGTCCAGCCACCGTGTCGGCTCTCCGTCATTCCAATGGAAGGTTGGTCCCGGGACATGACCTGGGAAGACACGGGCTTACGTTGGATCCGGACCTCGCCCAACATCCCCTATCCTCGAAGCCCTGCTTACTACGTGGTTACAGGCCTGGTAGGAGAACTTTGCGGGGTTGACGTGGGGATTGGAACGAAAGAACCCTTCCAGTATTTTCTCGTCCGCCATATGGATCCCCACCGGTTAGCGGCCCAGTTAAATTCCTGGGATCCGGGAAGAATTCAGGCCTCCGTGCGGCCGGTCCGTGGAGGGAAGGCGATCTTTCTTACGATTCATCCCAAGACTCGGGCCAACCTGTGCGAGCTTGCCGTCTACCTCCTCTCGGAAGCCAATGTATGTGGCCAGGTGCTTTCTCGCAGCCGGCCTTCGCAGATCAACCTCTTGTACAAGGAGTATGGGAGTAGCTCGATCCGAGCATGGTTAGCTCACCACAGTCGGCCTTCGGAACTGGTTCGGAAATGGGCACCTGGGGTTGCTACCTTTCGTAAGGAGCGCGCTCGTTTTCTTCTCTATCCGGAACACCCGGGCCAAAGCGAGAAGGAACTGGCACTCCAACAGTAA
- the rpmG gene encoding 50S ribosomal protein L33, which yields MAREQVILECTEARALGKPPSRYFTTKKKVTGQQPRLELKKYNPFLRRHTLHREVR from the coding sequence ATGGCGCGGGAGCAAGTGATTCTCGAATGCACGGAGGCGCGGGCCTTGGGGAAACCTCCCTCGAGGTACTTCACCACGAAAAAGAAGGTAACCGGCCAACAGCCAAGACTGGAACTCAAAAAGTATAATCCCTTTCTCCGGCGTCATACCCTCCATCGAGAGGTTCGATAG
- a CDS encoding MlaD family protein, translated as MVGSNVPRQELLEIRVGAFLLAGLLVVGCLVVAFGRFGERFEPTYTITVEFPNAYGLLKGAPVTFAGAPVGRVASAPRQINEGRAVEVDLRIYSRAKIRKDAEFRIVEVGMLGDRAVEVTPKGDQAPFLQNGDRVQGVASARVSDLAASAKPVIQNLEASSQEIRELLLKVNEKLLTDDTTRDLKETLRHLRSATARLDTILAQAQRGKGSLGRLLNDPRLAEDLSAFVYNLRKRGILFYTDVAGREAEKKKDSNPSLQFRKGH; from the coding sequence ATGGTAGGAAGTAATGTTCCCCGCCAGGAGCTCTTGGAGATTCGGGTGGGAGCTTTTCTTTTGGCCGGTCTTTTAGTGGTGGGGTGTCTGGTCGTAGCCTTTGGGCGTTTTGGCGAGCGGTTTGAGCCCACGTACACGATCACGGTCGAGTTTCCCAATGCGTACGGGCTTTTGAAAGGGGCTCCGGTCACTTTTGCCGGGGCTCCTGTGGGGCGGGTGGCTTCGGCACCTCGACAGATCAACGAAGGAAGGGCCGTAGAAGTTGACCTTAGGATCTATTCCCGGGCCAAGATTCGAAAGGATGCCGAGTTTCGAATTGTAGAGGTGGGCATGCTGGGGGATCGCGCCGTGGAGGTGACGCCTAAGGGTGACCAGGCTCCTTTTCTCCAGAACGGGGACCGGGTTCAGGGAGTTGCCTCTGCGCGGGTGTCAGATCTTGCAGCCAGTGCCAAGCCAGTCATTCAAAATCTCGAAGCCAGTTCACAAGAGATCCGGGAACTGTTGCTCAAGGTGAATGAGAAGCTTCTGACGGACGATACGACCCGTGATCTTAAGGAAACCCTGCGGCACCTTCGTTCTGCTACCGCCCGGCTCGATACAATTCTTGCGCAGGCCCAGCGAGGGAAGGGGTCTTTGGGCCGGCTGCTGAATGATCCAAGGCTGGCAGAGGACTTAAGCGCCTTTGTTTACAACTTGCGAAAACGCGGAATCCTTTTTTATACGGATGTTGCGGGAAGAGAAGCGGAAAAGAAAAAGGACTCTAACCCATCGTTGCAATTTCGTAAAGGACACTGA
- the ispD gene encoding 2-C-methyl-D-erythritol 4-phosphate cytidylyltransferase: protein MPRNVVDAILVAAGQSRRMGFDKLFTPRKGKTLLEICLRRVLSFSALGRLALVIPAERFSQAAALASRLGIEQKTCIVPGGRRRQDSVYAGLNALSEGSPFVMVHDAARPLVTCELIERVWRVALEVGAAACGLPSRDTVKEAESGQNWVRRTLDRSLLWLIQTPQIFRREILQKAYEALMRDTVEVTDDAAAVERVGYRVQLVPYEGWNFKVTSPPDWELVWSLLERGDG from the coding sequence GTGCCAAGGAACGTTGTTGACGCCATCCTCGTAGCGGCAGGGCAAAGCCGGAGGATGGGGTTTGACAAGCTCTTTACCCCGAGGAAAGGGAAAACTCTCCTGGAGATCTGCTTGCGTCGTGTCCTATCCTTTTCTGCGCTGGGGCGGTTGGCGCTCGTCATTCCCGCCGAGCGGTTTTCCCAAGCAGCCGCACTTGCGTCCCGGCTTGGGATCGAGCAAAAGACGTGTATCGTTCCTGGAGGGCGTCGCCGGCAGGATTCGGTTTACGCGGGACTCAACGCCTTGTCGGAGGGCTCCCCATTTGTCATGGTGCATGATGCAGCTCGTCCCTTGGTGACGTGCGAGTTGATTGAGCGGGTCTGGAGAGTGGCCCTGGAGGTGGGAGCTGCAGCCTGCGGGTTGCCCAGCCGCGATACAGTGAAAGAAGCGGAAAGCGGGCAAAACTGGGTACGACGGACTTTGGATCGATCGTTGCTCTGGTTGATCCAGACCCCGCAGATCTTCCGGAGGGAAATCTTGCAAAAAGCCTACGAGGCGCTCATGAGGGACACGGTAGAAGTGACCGACGATGCGGCCGCTGTTGAGCGGGTCGGCTATCGGGTCCAGCTGGTTCCCTACGAGGGGTGGAATTTTAAAGTAACCTCCCCACCTGACTGGGAACTTGTTTGGTCTCTTTTGGAAAGAGGAGACGGGTAG
- a CDS encoding CHAD domain-containing protein has protein sequence MSSKQANEVKLLGDSRGEVTPKSLLAERWDAGAKHALLREEKRLGRLFHDLPKLSESERVHRLRTGSKRLRAYLQMIRPFLPKTEYGRIDAALKKAARDLSSQRDERVIIQTLREVLPDLPKPYRPVLGRLCASWDRNERARTGKDPFLGNGGCTSLQEPENVLRECTAVILRHPTFRSGFPTKLLLGVVATYRRARKRMRQAAKKGESRSFHAWRKYCKYLFYQLELLLRWRRCPRLERLRKEVRWLEQTLGKLHDYVILRERLLECPWRSCRRARKQLQKRIEDLGERCLARARKVFHVSSQSFGVELARELLRPGVPPGG, from the coding sequence ATGTCAAGCAAACAAGCCAACGAGGTCAAGCTTTTGGGGGACTCTCGCGGCGAGGTGACTCCCAAGTCGCTCCTTGCTGAGCGTTGGGATGCGGGAGCAAAGCACGCGCTTTTAAGGGAAGAAAAGCGTCTGGGTCGCTTGTTCCACGATCTTCCAAAGCTTTCCGAGAGCGAGCGCGTTCATCGGCTGCGGACGGGTAGCAAACGCCTCCGAGCCTATCTCCAAATGATTCGTCCTTTCTTGCCTAAGACGGAGTATGGCCGGATCGATGCCGCTCTGAAAAAAGCTGCACGTGACCTTTCGAGCCAACGAGATGAACGGGTCATCATCCAAACGCTACGGGAAGTTCTCCCAGATTTGCCCAAACCATATCGTCCGGTTCTGGGCCGGCTTTGTGCTTCCTGGGATCGAAACGAAAGGGCACGAACCGGCAAGGATCCCTTCCTGGGGAACGGGGGATGTACATCGCTCCAAGAGCCAGAGAACGTGCTCCGTGAATGTACCGCCGTTATTCTCCGGCATCCTACGTTTCGGAGTGGTTTTCCCACAAAACTCCTTTTAGGAGTTGTAGCCACCTATCGGCGAGCCAGGAAACGCATGCGCCAAGCCGCAAAAAAAGGGGAGTCTCGGTCGTTTCATGCTTGGCGCAAGTATTGCAAGTATCTCTTTTACCAGCTCGAGCTTCTTTTGCGGTGGAGGCGGTGCCCGCGTCTTGAACGGTTGAGAAAAGAAGTTCGCTGGCTGGAGCAGACCCTGGGCAAATTGCACGATTATGTGATCCTACGGGAGAGACTCCTGGAGTGTCCTTGGCGGAGCTGTAGAAGGGCACGGAAACAATTGCAAAAACGGATCGAAGACTTGGGAGAGCGGTGCTTGGCTCGAGCACGAAAGGTTTTCCACGTTTCCTCCCAATCTTTTGGTGTCGAACTGGCTCGGGAGCTTCTGAGACCAGGTGTTCCCCCGGGTGGTTGA